The Sphingobium aromaticiconvertens genome has a segment encoding these proteins:
- the gnd gene encoding phosphogluconate dehydrogenase (NAD(+)-dependent, decarboxylating) — MRIAMIGLGRMGGNIVRRLLRGGHEAVVFDRNQHLIDDLVKEGAVGATGLDDLRGKLAERAIFWVMLPAGPPTEDTITALLEKSLPGDIIIDGGNSFYRDDIRRAKLCVAKQVAYVDIGTSGGVWGLERGYCMMIGGETEVVDYLDPIFKTMAPGRGTIPPTPNRMEQEGEDARAELGYIHAGPPGAGHFVKMVHNGIEYGLMQAYAEGFDILKSKKSDKLPEDERFDLNLTDIAEVWRRGSVISSWLLDLTASALAKDQMLAQFTGTVADSGEGHWTIEAAMEEAVPAYVLSAALFARYRSRVEHTFGDQVLSAMRFGFGGHTEMPQ, encoded by the coding sequence ATGCGTATCGCGATGATCGGACTGGGGCGCATGGGCGGCAATATCGTCCGTCGCCTGTTGCGCGGCGGACATGAAGCGGTCGTCTTCGATCGCAACCAGCATCTGATCGACGATCTGGTCAAGGAAGGCGCGGTCGGCGCGACCGGGCTCGACGATCTGCGCGGCAAGCTCGCCGAGCGCGCCATCTTCTGGGTGATGCTCCCGGCGGGTCCTCCGACCGAGGATACGATCACCGCCCTGCTCGAAAAGTCCCTGCCCGGCGACATCATCATCGACGGCGGCAACAGCTTCTACAGGGACGATATCCGCCGCGCGAAGCTCTGCGTGGCGAAGCAAGTCGCCTATGTCGACATCGGCACGTCGGGCGGCGTCTGGGGACTCGAACGCGGCTATTGCATGATGATCGGCGGCGAGACGGAGGTGGTCGACTACCTCGATCCGATCTTCAAGACGATGGCACCGGGCCGAGGGACGATCCCCCCCACGCCCAATCGGATGGAGCAGGAAGGCGAGGATGCGCGCGCCGAGCTCGGCTACATCCATGCCGGCCCGCCTGGCGCCGGCCACTTCGTCAAGATGGTCCACAACGGCATCGAATATGGTTTGATGCAGGCCTATGCCGAGGGCTTCGACATCCTGAAGTCGAAGAAATCCGACAAGCTTCCTGAGGATGAGCGCTTCGATCTCAACCTCACCGACATTGCCGAGGTGTGGCGCCGCGGATCGGTCATCTCCTCCTGGCTGCTCGACCTGACCGCGTCGGCGCTCGCCAAGGATCAGATGCTCGCCCAGTTTACCGGCACCGTGGCGGATTCGGGCGAAGGCCATTGGACGATTGAGGCGGCGATGGAGGAAGCGGTGCCCGCCTACGTCCTCTCGGCCGCCTTGTTCGCGCGCTATCGCAGCCGCGTCGAACATACGTTCGGCGACCAGGTGCTGTCGGCGATGCGCTTCGGCTTCGGCGGCCATACCGAAATGCCGCAGTAG
- a CDS encoding 2Fe-2S iron-sulfur cluster-binding protein yields the protein MSRRISLRRLSLGCAIALSLSASAGAQEGGDHAAHHGAGMPAGGGMSAPAEPGSSDMAKMMNPMMDRMINGEGENEHGHESRRTGFISQLLAFPALDEAARQRVAAQAGERVSTGLAMINAASADGARATTVSARLDAARRLREGTDLFRSGTAAQGAIGGLQPPREVGLAWLRDQLDIDQAAPGHAGHWFGISPSHLLLMLFLGLVSATLIALQIFRLRRIGAIAGGVATAKVPAKPEPTAAPPATRVAPAPAPVADSAGLAPSNAAAPGGASLRKPKSWAGQLRVVQIVRETPSVLTFRLADPAADRLPFDFLPGQFLQVEVEPEAGKTARRSYTIASSPTQRAYVELTVKREEQGVVSRHLHDKVVADDLLKVSGPFGAFTFTGTDAQSIVLIAGGVGITPMMSVLRYLTDTAWKGDIFFFYGARSTEEFVFRDELERLERRFPNLHVVAAMQRAPGTVWMGPEGPITREMILAAVPEIASRRIHMCGPPAMMGAMRGVLAELGVPEAQLHTEAFGPASLPADHEDLEVKPAPAPADKPAPSAEVAPSTVTFSVSGVSAALPADETVLEAAEGAGVEIPYACRAGTCGACVVKLLQGEVTMEVESGLAPADKAQGYVLACQAKGTGTPLVVEA from the coding sequence ATGTCCAGGCGGATCAGCCTTCGACGCTTGAGCCTCGGCTGCGCAATCGCTCTCAGCCTGTCCGCGAGCGCGGGCGCGCAGGAGGGCGGGGATCATGCCGCGCATCATGGCGCAGGCATGCCGGCCGGCGGGGGCATGTCCGCACCGGCAGAGCCGGGGTCGTCGGACATGGCGAAGATGATGAACCCCATGATGGATCGCATGATCAATGGGGAAGGGGAGAATGAGCACGGCCACGAATCGCGCCGGACCGGCTTCATCTCGCAGCTGCTCGCCTTTCCCGCGCTCGACGAAGCGGCAAGGCAGCGGGTCGCTGCGCAGGCTGGCGAACGGGTAAGCACGGGCCTGGCGATGATCAACGCCGCCTCGGCCGACGGCGCGCGTGCAACCACGGTCTCAGCCCGGCTCGATGCGGCGCGGCGCCTGCGCGAGGGAACCGACCTGTTCCGCTCCGGCACCGCCGCGCAGGGCGCGATCGGCGGCTTGCAGCCGCCCCGGGAGGTCGGGCTTGCCTGGCTGCGCGATCAGCTCGACATCGACCAGGCCGCGCCCGGCCATGCCGGTCACTGGTTCGGCATCTCGCCCTCGCACCTGCTTCTCATGCTGTTCCTGGGGCTGGTGAGCGCCACGCTGATCGCGCTGCAGATCTTCCGCCTGCGGCGGATCGGAGCGATCGCCGGCGGTGTCGCCACCGCCAAGGTTCCAGCAAAACCGGAGCCGACGGCTGCCCCTCCCGCTACCAGGGTTGCGCCCGCGCCTGCACCCGTTGCCGACAGCGCTGGGCTCGCGCCGAGCAATGCGGCCGCACCCGGTGGGGCTTCGCTGCGCAAGCCCAAAAGCTGGGCGGGGCAGCTGCGCGTGGTCCAGATCGTGCGAGAGACGCCGAGCGTGCTGACCTTCCGGCTCGCGGACCCGGCCGCCGACCGGCTGCCGTTCGACTTCCTGCCGGGCCAGTTTCTGCAGGTTGAGGTAGAGCCCGAAGCGGGCAAGACCGCGCGCCGTTCCTACACGATCGCCTCTTCGCCGACCCAGCGGGCCTATGTCGAGCTGACGGTCAAGCGCGAGGAGCAGGGCGTGGTCTCGCGACATCTGCACGACAAGGTCGTCGCCGACGATCTGCTGAAGGTCAGCGGACCGTTCGGCGCCTTCACCTTCACGGGAACGGATGCGCAGAGCATCGTGCTGATCGCGGGCGGGGTCGGCATCACCCCGATGATGTCGGTGCTGCGCTATCTCACCGACACCGCGTGGAAGGGCGATATCTTCTTCTTCTACGGCGCACGGTCGACCGAGGAATTCGTGTTCCGCGACGAGCTCGAGCGGCTCGAACGCCGCTTTCCCAACCTCCATGTCGTCGCCGCGATGCAGCGCGCGCCCGGCACCGTCTGGATGGGCCCCGAAGGGCCGATCACCCGCGAGATGATCCTGGCTGCGGTGCCGGAGATCGCGAGCCGGCGGATCCATATGTGCGGCCCGCCGGCGATGATGGGCGCGATGCGCGGCGTGCTGGCGGAGCTCGGCGTCCCCGAAGCGCAGCTGCACACCGAGGCGTTCGGTCCGGCCTCGCTGCCGGCCGACCACGAGGATCTCGAGGTCAAGCCCGCGCCCGCGCCAGCGGATAAGCCGGCCCCGAGCGCCGAGGTGGCGCCGAGCACGGTGACCTTCTCCGTGTCGGGGGTGTCGGCGGCCTTGCCCGCGGACGAGACCGTGCTGGAGGCGGCCGAGGGCGCGGGCGTCGAGATCCCCTATGCCTGCCGTGCGGGCACATGCGGCGCCTGTGTCGTCAAGCTACTGCAGGGCGAGGTGACGATGGAGGTCGAGTCCGGCCTTGCGCCCGCCGACAAGGCGCAAGGCTATGTGCTCGCGTGCCAGGCGAAGGGAACGGGCACGCCACTCGTGGTCGAAGCCTGA
- a CDS encoding DUF1622 domain-containing protein, whose translation MITIEADWLSAFFRLAVIGLELAGTLTILVGAGLATFLFARRARAGDRTEAYSAFRSALGRSILLGLEFLVAGDIVKSLVINPTLDDLIVLAGLVLVRTFLSISLGVEINGHWPWEETRMAREKARAAWDGSPATAEAAGCGTALKG comes from the coding sequence ATGATCACCATTGAGGCCGACTGGCTGAGCGCCTTCTTCCGGCTCGCGGTGATCGGCCTGGAACTGGCGGGTACGCTGACCATCCTGGTCGGCGCGGGGCTCGCAACCTTTCTGTTTGCGCGGCGGGCGAGGGCGGGCGACCGGACCGAGGCCTATAGCGCGTTCCGCTCGGCGCTCGGCCGCAGCATCCTGCTCGGCCTGGAATTCCTGGTCGCCGGCGACATCGTCAAGTCGCTGGTGATCAACCCGACGCTCGACGATCTCATCGTGCTGGCAGGGCTGGTGCTGGTGCGGACCTTCCTGAGCATCTCGCTCGGGGTCGAGATCAACGGCCACTGGCCTTGGGAGGAAACCCGGATGGCGCGGGAGAAGGCACGCGCGGCGTGGGATGGGTCGCCTGCGACGGCTGAGGCCGCCGGATGCGGTACAGCGCTCAAGGGATAG
- a CDS encoding four-helix bundle copper-binding protein, with translation MMIERRELLMAGAGLAAAGTLAVPAAGQQHPMEGMAMSMTDCIDDCVASHRMCLETATWLTKRGGASATASLIAMLNDCAELCQASANSMLRESPLHTILCRACADACERCARECLSHVVDERMKRCSATCKDCAASCRMMADMAS, from the coding sequence ATGATGATCGAGAGACGCGAATTGCTGATGGCCGGCGCCGGCCTTGCCGCCGCTGGAACGCTGGCTGTGCCGGCGGCGGGGCAGCAGCATCCAATGGAAGGGATGGCGATGTCGATGACGGACTGCATCGACGATTGCGTGGCTTCGCACCGCATGTGCCTGGAGACCGCCACCTGGCTGACCAAGCGAGGCGGCGCGTCAGCCACGGCGTCGCTGATCGCCATGCTGAACGACTGTGCGGAACTGTGCCAGGCGTCCGCCAACTCGATGCTGCGCGAATCCCCCCTCCATACCATCCTGTGTCGCGCCTGCGCTGACGCCTGCGAACGATGTGCGCGGGAATGCCTGAGCCACGTCGTGGACGAGCGGATGAAGCGTTGCTCGGCTACCTGCAAGGACTGCGCCGCCAGCTGTCGGATGATGGCGGACATGGCGAGCTGA
- the zwf gene encoding glucose-6-phosphate dehydrogenase: MKTAPPATLVIFGATGDLTRRLLVPAVTNLCTDGLLGKEFTILGIGRSDGDDETLRASLDKFATEGDCWRDLRKRIAYLQGDFTADRVFDDVAQALGDRSAVFYLATPAQFFGAIVEKLAAKGLMAEAGSRFRRVAIEKPFGHDLASAKALDARILALLPESQIYRLDHFLGKETVQNILVARFANQWFEAVWNNRYIDHVQITAAETVEVGSRGSFYDATGALRDMVPNHLFQLLAMIAMEPPNSFDADAIRDEKAKVLRAIRKPTAVCAVRGQYGKGRVGSRNVPAYRKVPDVAADSRTETYVALKLEVDTWRWAGVPFYLRTGKALAARDTEIVVTFKAVPYALFRDCPIDRLPANRLIFQLQPDESIVLDMLVKKPGPVIKTAGTTLDFTYADHFKLSGRTGYETLLYDMMTGDQTLFQRAEQIEAGWAAVQPILDHWAKGKGRLESYAPGSAGPAGADALLERDGRFWHRIGQ, encoded by the coding sequence ATGAAGACGGCCCCACCCGCCACTCTGGTCATTTTCGGCGCGACCGGGGACCTGACCCGCCGCCTGCTGGTCCCCGCCGTCACCAATCTGTGCACCGACGGATTACTGGGAAAGGAATTCACCATCCTCGGCATCGGCCGCAGCGATGGCGATGACGAGACGTTGCGCGCCAGCCTGGATAAGTTCGCGACCGAGGGCGATTGCTGGCGTGATCTGCGCAAGCGCATCGCCTACCTCCAGGGCGATTTCACCGCAGACCGGGTGTTCGACGATGTCGCCCAGGCGTTGGGCGACCGAAGCGCGGTCTTCTACCTTGCCACGCCGGCGCAATTCTTCGGCGCCATCGTCGAAAAGCTTGCCGCCAAAGGCCTGATGGCGGAAGCGGGCAGTCGGTTCCGCCGCGTCGCGATCGAAAAGCCGTTCGGCCACGACCTCGCCTCGGCCAAGGCGCTTGACGCCCGAATCCTCGCCTTGCTCCCGGAAAGCCAGATCTACCGGCTCGACCATTTCCTGGGAAAGGAAACTGTCCAGAACATCCTGGTCGCGCGCTTCGCCAACCAATGGTTCGAAGCGGTGTGGAACAATCGCTATATCGACCATGTCCAGATCACCGCCGCCGAGACGGTCGAGGTCGGATCGCGCGGATCTTTCTACGATGCAACCGGCGCGCTCCGCGACATGGTCCCCAACCATCTGTTCCAGCTGCTGGCGATGATCGCGATGGAGCCGCCCAACAGCTTCGATGCCGACGCGATCCGCGACGAAAAGGCCAAGGTGTTGCGCGCGATCCGCAAGCCCACCGCAGTCTGCGCAGTGCGCGGCCAATATGGCAAGGGCCGTGTCGGCAGCCGCAACGTGCCGGCCTATCGTAAGGTCCCGGATGTCGCTGCCGACAGCAGGACCGAGACCTATGTCGCACTGAAGCTGGAAGTCGACACCTGGCGCTGGGCCGGCGTGCCCTTCTACCTGCGCACCGGCAAGGCGCTGGCAGCGCGCGATACGGAGATCGTCGTCACGTTCAAGGCAGTGCCCTACGCTTTATTCCGCGATTGTCCGATCGACCGCCTGCCAGCCAATCGCCTGATCTTCCAGCTGCAGCCGGACGAAAGCATCGTCTTAGACATGCTGGTCAAGAAACCGGGTCCAGTGATCAAGACCGCAGGAACAACGCTCGATTTCACTTATGCCGACCACTTCAAGCTGTCGGGCCGGACCGGCTACGAAACCTTGCTCTATGACATGATGACCGGCGACCAGACATTGTTCCAGCGCGCCGAGCAGATCGAGGCGGGCTGGGCCGCGGTCCAGCCGATCCTCGATCACTGGGCCAAGGGCAAGGGCAGGCTTGAATCCTATGCACCAGGCAGCGCCGGCCCGGCCGGCGCAGATGCCCTACTCGAACGCGATGGCCGCTTCTGGCACAGGATCGGCCAATGA
- a CDS encoding heavy metal-responsive transcriptional regulator, protein MGNFKIGELAAAAGVGRDTIRYYERMGLLREPARTAAGYRLYDATDLERVNFIRSAQELGFTLEQARKLLALRASDTAHAQAVLDITLAKIADAEARLERLSDIRDMLRMLADECPGEVPVSDCPILAFLTARRKDQQHDKKLQAAQDERSSLAKGVLS, encoded by the coding sequence ATGGGCAATTTCAAGATCGGCGAACTCGCCGCCGCCGCGGGCGTGGGCCGCGACACGATCCGCTATTATGAGCGGATGGGCTTGCTGCGCGAGCCCGCGCGCACGGCGGCGGGCTACCGGCTCTACGACGCGACCGACCTCGAGCGCGTCAATTTCATCCGCTCGGCGCAGGAGCTTGGCTTCACACTCGAGCAGGCCCGGAAGTTGCTGGCGCTCAGGGCGTCGGACACCGCGCATGCCCAGGCCGTGCTCGATATCACGCTCGCCAAGATCGCGGATGCCGAAGCCCGGCTCGAGCGCCTGTCCGATATCCGCGACATGCTGCGGATGCTCGCCGATGAATGCCCGGGTGAAGTACCCGTCTCCGATTGCCCGATCCTCGCCTTCCTGACGGCGCGGCGGAAAGACCAGCAGCATGACAAGAAACTTCAGGCAGCGCAGGACGAACGATCATCACTAGCGAAAGGGGTTTTGTCATGA
- a CDS encoding HAD hydrolase family protein, protein MPWRGRSATCPMTCPLLVRTGLSIAMGKTPEEIRSAAHYISTSNDKDGIADAIDAFLLPLVGDHHEATGRFRPRRNARAQQAAARR, encoded by the coding sequence ATGCCCTGGCGCGGGCGCTCGGCCACATGCCCAATGACCTGCCCTTTGCTCGTGCGCACCGGGCTATCGATCGCCATGGGCAAGACGCCTGAGGAGATCCGTAGCGCAGCGCACTACATTTCAACCAGCAACGACAAAGATGGCATCGCCGATGCCATCGACGCATTTCTGCTGCCGCTTGTGGGAGATCATCATGAAGCGACTGGCCGCTTTCGACCTCGACGGAACGCTCGCGCTCAGCAAGCAGCCGCTCGACGATGA
- a CDS encoding HAD-IIB family hydrolase, protein MKRLAAFDLDGTLALSKQPLDDEMADLLTRLLDVTMVAIISGGDWPQFEKQVVSRMPARARLDNFIIQPTTGTKLYRHADGQWTRIYADLFTGDESQRIREALTKAVEQAGYANENIWGEQIEDRGSQITFSALGQQAPLEAKDTWDPDHAKRKKLQALLQPLLPGFAINIGGATSIDITREGIDKAYGLKRLSEQTGVALDEMIFFGDAIFPGGNDYPAKHLGLDTVRVRDVAETKSVVGAIAAWLV, encoded by the coding sequence ATGAAGCGACTGGCCGCTTTCGACCTCGACGGAACGCTCGCGCTCAGCAAGCAGCCGCTCGACGATGAAATGGCGGATCTGCTTACCCGCCTGCTCGACGTGACGATGGTAGCGATCATCTCCGGAGGCGACTGGCCGCAATTCGAGAAACAGGTGGTGTCACGCATGCCTGCCCGGGCGCGGCTCGACAATTTCATCATCCAGCCGACCACGGGCACCAAGCTCTATCGTCACGCCGACGGCCAATGGACGCGTATCTATGCCGATCTGTTCACCGGCGACGAAAGCCAGCGCATCCGCGAAGCACTGACCAAGGCGGTCGAGCAGGCGGGCTATGCAAACGAGAACATCTGGGGCGAGCAGATCGAGGATCGCGGCAGCCAGATCACATTCTCCGCGCTCGGTCAGCAGGCGCCGCTCGAGGCCAAGGACACGTGGGATCCGGATCACGCCAAGCGCAAGAAATTGCAGGCCCTGCTCCAGCCGTTGCTGCCAGGCTTTGCCATCAATATCGGCGGGGCGACATCGATCGACATCACCCGCGAAGGCATAGACAAGGCCTATGGCCTTAAGCGCCTTTCCGAGCAGACCGGCGTCGCACTCGACGAGATGATCTTCTTCGGTGACGCGATCTTCCCGGGCGGAAATGATTATCCGGCCAAGCACCTCGGGCTGGATACCGTGCGAGTCCGCGACGTTGCCGAAACCAAGTCGGTGGTTGGCGCGATCGCTGCCTGGCTGGTCTAG